The following is a genomic window from Crossiella equi.
CCTCGGTCAAGGACGACCTCGACCTGTCCTGGGAGCAGTGGACGCCCCGGGTCTCCAGGTACCTGCGGGTGCTGGAGGACCTCGTGTGGCCCGACCTGGTGATCGCGGGCGGCGGGGTCAGCAAGAAGGCGCACAAGTGGCTGCCCCTGCTGGAGGTGCGCAGCGAGGTCGTCGCGGCGAAGCTGAAGAACGACGCGGGCATCGTCGGCGCGGCCAGCGCGGCGGCAAGGGGTGGCGCGCGCAACGGGCGCTGAATCCCCGTCGTTACAATGGTGGACGCCCTTGGCTCTCTGCGCCGGGGGCTCTCCCCCGAAGAATTCCGGCGGCCTAGGTTCGCGCCCTTTCGCGCCCTGCGGCCCGCCTGCGAACGATCCCCGCGAAAGGGCGTACGTGGCCATCACCGACTCCGCTCGCCGGCTGGACCCCGCTGAGCTCGCCGAGGCGCGCAACCTGGCCCGCAAGGCCGCCGAGGCGGCCAAGAAGGCCGCGCAGCGCGCCGCTGCCAACCGGACCGGGACCGTGCCGAAGAGCGCGGCCGCCAAGTCGGCGACGCCGAAGCCCTCGACGAGCACCACCACCCCGGCCAAGCCCGCCACGTCGAGCAGCACGGCTGCGGCGGCCCGGCCCTCGGCGGTCTCGGCCACGACCCCGGCGGCGGCCCGGCCCGCCACCACGACCACCGCCGCCGCGAAGCCCGCGGTGGCCAAGGCGGCCCCGGCGGCGAAGGCCCCGGCGGCGCGCAAGGCGGCGGCCCCCAAGACCACCGCGGCCAAGACCGCCGCCCCGAAGACCGCCGCCCCGAAGACCGCCGCCCCGAAGACCGCCGCCCCGAAGGCGACGGCCGCCAAGAAGGCCGCCGCGCCCAAGGCCGGTGCGGCCGCCAAGGCGGCCCCGGCCGGTGCCAAGGCCGCGGGCAAGGCGGGCGAGGACGAGGTCGTGCTCGAGGACGTCGCGGTCGAGGACCTCGACCTGGGCGCCGATCTGGCCGACGAGCCGACCGAGGAGGACCGCAAGTCCGGCGACTTCGTCTGGGACGAGGAGGAGTCCGAGGCGCTGCGCAAGGCGCGCAAGGACGCCGAGCTCACCGCCAGCGCCGACTCCGTCCGCGCCTACCTCAAGCAGATCGGCAAGGTCTCCCTGCTCAACGCGGAGGAGGAGGTGGCCCTGGCCAAGCGCATCGAGGCGGGCCTGTACGCCGCCGAGCGCTACCGCCAGGTCGAGGAGGAGGGCCTGGACCTGCCCACCCAGATGCGGCGCGACCTGCGCTGGATCATCCGGGACGGCGAGCGGGCCAAGAACCACCTGCTGGAGGCCAACCTCCGCCTGGTCGTCTCCCTGGCCAAGCGCTACACCGGCCGCGGCATGTCCTTCCTGGACCTGATCCAGGAGGGCAACCTGGGCCTGATCCGCGCGGTCGAGAAGTTCGACTACACCAAGGGCTACAAGTTCTCCACCTACGCCACCTGGTGGATCCGCCAGGCCATCACCCGCGCCATGGCCGACCAGGCCCGCACCATCCGCATCCCGGTGCACATGGTCGAGGTCATCAACAAGCTCGGCCGCATCCAGCGCGAGCTGCTCCAGGACCTGGGCCGCGAGCCCACCCCGGAGGAGCTGGCCAAGGAGATGGACATCACGCCCGAGAAGGTGCTGGAGATCCAGCAGTACGCGCGTGAGCCCATCTCGCTGGACCAGACCATCGGCGATGAGGGCGACAGCCAGCTCGGTGACTTCATCGAGGACTCCGAGGCCGTGGTGGCCGTGGACGCGGTGTCGTTCACACTGCTGCAGGACCAGCTCCAGTCGGTGCTGGCCACGCTGTCCGAGCGCGAGGCGGGCGTGGTCCGGCTGCGCTTCGGCCTCACCGACGGCCAGCCCCGCACCCTGGACGAGATCGGCCAGGTCTACGGCGTCACGCGGGAGCGCATCCGCCAGATCGAGTCCAAGACGATGTCCAAGCTCCGGCACCCGTCGCGGTCGCAGGTCCTCCGGGACTACCTCGACTGAGTCGAACCCGCTTCGCTGAAGGCCCGCTCCGGCTCCCGGGGCGGGCCTTCAGTCCTTGAAGGACCCGTCCGCGCGGCGGCGGTGGTTGGCCAGGACGTGCCCGCACTGGGGGCAGTGGCGGCGCAGGAAGCGCTTGAGCAGGAACAGCACGCCCAGGGACGCCACGTAGACGACGGTCACGAACAGCCGCTTCACCAGCCACACCAGCCCGGGGTCGGTGCAGGTGCGGCAGTCACGACAGGACAAGGGAACTCCCCCACTTCGCCGGATCTCCTGACACAGGAAGATCTCCTGCCACCAGGCTGTCCGCCGGGCCCGCCCCACGGCTCGGGGAAGGCACGGGCCCGGCCCGGATTCGGCCCCTAGGGGGCGTTCGCGGGCAGGGGCGCGGTGTCCACCGCAAGCCGGGGGCCGAGGTGCCGGAGTGCCGCAGCGGCCCGCCGCCACGCCCGCGCCTGGGCGAATGGCGGCATCCGTACCCCCACTCGGCGGTGCACGTGAGGTAACAGCTACCGTACTCCGCGTGACGAAGCGGAAGACTCAGACTCGGCGGAGTGACCGCCCCCTCGGCAGTTCCGTCTGGCTGCGCCCGGCCCGGCCCGGCGAGGGCCGTCAGGTCGAGAAGCTGCTCGTGTGGGATCCCGTCACGGGCAAGGCGTTGCGGAGCTCCGTGGACGCCGACCGGGCCGACGGCACCGACACCTCGCACGGGCTGGTGCTGGTGGCCGCCGACCGGCACCGCGACGAGCAGATCGTGGGCGTGGCCGCCGCCGGGGTGCCCCGGCAGCTGATCGCCGGGTTGCAGCTGCCCGCCGAGGCCAACCGGCTGCTGGTGCGGTCGATCATCGGGATCACCGGCATCGCCGTCATGGCCGAGACCGTGCAGCACGGCCTGGTGGGCCGTCTGCTCAGCGGGATGGCCAAGCACTACCGGCAGGCCGGGTTCCAGTGGGTGTTCGGGCAGTGCCGCATGGGCAACGACGCCTGGCTCACCCACCTCCGGGGGCTGGGCTTCACCGTGGGGGCCGCCGGGGTCGACATCCGGCTCAACTCCGCGCTGTGGCCGCACAACTCGACGATTCGGACCCAAACGGATCTGCACGCGTTCTTCCAGCCGCTCACCGAGGAGCCTTCGGTACGGATGGCGATGATGCCGGTACCCAGCGGCATCAACCGGACGCCCGTCGCCGTCTGACCGGGTCGTGGGGCTGACCCACGGTCAGTGATTGCCCCGACCAGACTGACGTGACCTGACTCACAGGGCCAGTCGCACAACAACTTGGCCACACGACGGAGTTCGAACCGCAACAGCGGTGCCGAGGCGCACCGGATGCCGTAGCCCTGACCAGGATCGTTACCCAGCGCGACGGCGACTCCACCCCAGTTTCACAAGGTCAGCCCTAGCCTGGGAACAAGATCCTGGCAAGTCACGTTTACACGGGTTGTAAGACGACAACTTGATAAGGCATCTGGATGTCGATGGGCGATCTTCCAGAGCGACCATGGACACTCGTAGTGTTCAACCCTGCGACAACCGGGTAGTTCGAGCGTGACCGGCATCGCCACGAGGCCGGGAACACTGACGAACCGCCGGACGTCTGCATAGAGTGGAACCAGCAACACACTGGCAATGGCCACCACGGCCCGACCCGGTGGGGAGCTGGCAACAACGGGCACCGGACGAGCCGGTGCCGGGACGGAGGGAGATTCACATGCCTGGAACACTCACCCGCCCCGAGCTGACCGCCGCCGACCGTTGCGACCGTTGCGGGGCCGCTGCTCGTGTTCGTGCCGTACTGCAGTCCGGGGGCGAGC
Proteins encoded in this region:
- a CDS encoding RNA polymerase sigma factor, coding for MAITDSARRLDPAELAEARNLARKAAEAAKKAAQRAAANRTGTVPKSAAAKSATPKPSTSTTTPAKPATSSSTAAAARPSAVSATTPAAARPATTTTAAAKPAVAKAAPAAKAPAARKAAAPKTTAAKTAAPKTAAPKTAAPKTAAPKATAAKKAAAPKAGAAAKAAPAGAKAAGKAGEDEVVLEDVAVEDLDLGADLADEPTEEDRKSGDFVWDEEESEALRKARKDAELTASADSVRAYLKQIGKVSLLNAEEEVALAKRIEAGLYAAERYRQVEEEGLDLPTQMRRDLRWIIRDGERAKNHLLEANLRLVVSLAKRYTGRGMSFLDLIQEGNLGLIRAVEKFDYTKGYKFSTYATWWIRQAITRAMADQARTIRIPVHMVEVINKLGRIQRELLQDLGREPTPEELAKEMDITPEKVLEIQQYAREPISLDQTIGDEGDSQLGDFIEDSEAVVAVDAVSFTLLQDQLQSVLATLSEREAGVVRLRFGLTDGQPRTLDEIGQVYGVTRERIRQIESKTMSKLRHPSRSQVLRDYLD
- a CDS encoding DUF7455 domain-containing protein; the encoded protein is MPGTLTRPELTAADRCDRCGAAARVRAVLQSGGELLFCGHHAREHETKLKELAASIQEG